Genomic window (Microbacterium oxydans):
CGGTAGCGGAAGAGGTTGCGCTCGACCCCGAGGCCGGACTTGTCGCTCACGGCTCCGAACTCGTCGACCCAGGCGCGCTCGTCGGATGCCGCGGCGCGGTGCAGCCAGTCGGACTCGGTCGCGTCGAGCTCGGTGGCCGCGGCGTCGAGCAGTGCGCCCACCGCGGGGGCCACGGCCGCTTCGGGCGCGACCGCGGGAAGCTCCGCCGGAGCCCAGTCGCCGAGGCCGAAGAGGTAGTTCGGGCCGCCGGCCTTCGCCCCCGCTCCGACCGCCGAGCGCTTCCAGCCGCCGAACGGCTGACGCTGCACGATCGCCCCGGTGATGCCGCGGTTCACGTACAGGTTGCCCGCCTCGACGCGGTCGAGCCACGTGCCGACCTCGTCGGAGTCGAGCGAGTGGATGCCGGCGGTGAGACCGTAGTCGACCGCGTTCTGCAGGCGCAGGGCCTCGTCCAGGTCCTTGGCATGCATGATGCCGAGCACCGGGCCGAAGAACTCGGTCAGGTGGAAGTACGAGCCCTCGCGCACGCCGGTCTTCACACCGGGCGTCCACTGCTTTCCTTCGTCGTCGAGCTTCCGCGGCTCGACGAGCCAGCGCTCGCCCCTCTCCAGCTTCGTGAGCGCCGTGAGCAGCTTGCCGTTCGCCGGCTCGATGATCGGGCCCATCTGGGTGGCGGGGTCGTCCGGCAGCCCGACGCGCATCGAGGTCACGGCATCCACCAGCTGGCGCTCGAACCGCTTCGAGTCGGCGACGGATCCGACGAGGATCGCGAGCGAGGCCGCGGAGCACTTCTGCCCGGCGTGCCCGAATGCGCTGCGCGCCACGTCCGCGGCCGCGAGGTCGAGGTCGGCGGAGGGGGTGACGATGATCGCGTTCTTGCCGCTGGTCTCGGCGAGGAGCGGCAGGTCGGAGCGGAACGAGCGGAACAGCTGCGCCGTCTCGTACGCGCCCGTGAGGATCACGCGATCCACCGCGGGGCCGGCGACCAGGCGCGTGCCCAGGTCGCGCGAGGCCAGGTCGACGAGCGCGAGCAGGTCGCGCGGAACGCCGGCAGCCCACAGCGCCTCCACCATCACGGCGCCGCAGCGCTGGGTGAGCTTCGCGGGCTTGATGATGACCGCGGAGCCGGAGGCCAGACCCGCGAGCACACCACCCGCGGGGATGGCGACCGGGAAGTTCCACGGCGGGGTGACGACCGTGACCTTCGACGGCACGAACTCGGCGCCCGAGACGGTCTCGAGGTCCTTCGCGCGCTCGGCGTAGTAGTGCGCGAAGTCGATGGCCTCGCTGATCTCGGGATCGGCCTCGGCGATGGTCTTGCCCGCCTCGTGGGCCATGATCTCGATGAGCTGACCACGGCGTGCGGCGAGCTCGTCACCGGCGCGGTGCAGCACGGCGGCACGGTCGGCGGCCGGCAGCGCGGCCCACTTCTCGGCGGCGACGGTCGCGGCGGCGAAGATGCCGTCGAGCTCGGCATCCGTCTCGACCTTGGCGATCGCGATGGTGTCGAGCCCCAGCGTCGAGCTCACCGAGCGGGCGAGGATCTCGCGTCCCCAGGTGCGGTTCGCGCCGAGCGCCGGGTCGGTGTCGGCCTGGTTCTCGAAGCCGGTCGTCGTGCCGGCCGGCGCCTCCGCCGTGCGGTCCTGCACGCGGTGGGATGCCGGCACCGAACGGTCGAGCTCGAGGGCGGCGAGCGAGCGCTCGAAGCGCTCCCGCTCCCGGGTGAGGAGCGTCGGGTTCGAGGCCAGCTCGAACACGGCGGACATGAAGTTCTCGGGGCTGGCGTTCTCCTCGAGACGGCGCACGAGGTACGCGATCGCCACGTCGAACTCGGCCGGGTTCACGACCGGCGTGTAGAGCAGGAGACGACCGACGTCCTTGCGGACGGCCTCGGCCTGCCCGGTCGCCATGCCGAGCAGCATCTCGTACTCGACCAGCGGGTCCGCGCCGGACGGGTCGGCCACGCCGCGCGCCTGGGCGAGCAGCCAGGTGTACGCGATGTCGAACAGGTTGTGGCCCGCGACGCCGATACGGACGGCGTCGAGGCGCTCGGGCGTCATGGCCCAGTCCAGCACGCGCTTGTAGTTGGTGTCGGAGTCCTGCTTGGTGCCGTAGGTCGCGAGCGGCCAGCCGTGGATCGCGGCGTCGACCTCCTCCATCGCGAGGTTCGCTCCCTTGACGACGCGCACCTTGATCGGCGCTCCGCCCTTCGCCCGGCGGGCGGCGGCCCACTCCTGCAGGTGCTGCATGGCGCCGAGGGCATCGGGCAGGTAGGCCTGCAGCACGATGCCGGCCTCGAGGCCCTCCAGACCCGGCTGGTCGAGGATGCTCGTGAAGGCCGCGATCGTCAGGTCGAGGTCGCGGTACTCCTCCATGTCGAGGTTGATGAACTTGGCCTTGCCCTGGGCCTCGGCCTGGGCGGCGAGCTCGTAGAGCGGGGTGAGCTTCTCGACGACATCGGCCACGGCCTCGTCGAACGACCACATAGACAGCTGGCTCACGACGCTGGAGACCTTGATCGACACGTAGTCGACGTCGTCGCGGGCGAGGAAGTCGCGGGTTCCCTGCAGACGGTGCCCTGCTTCACGCTCGCCGAGCACGGCCTCGCCGAGGAGGTTGAGGTTGAGGCGGTTGCCGCTCTTGCGCAGCTTCGCGATCGCGGGGCCGAGCTTGGAGGGCGTGGCATCCAGCACGAGGTGCCCGACCATGGCGCGCAGCACGCGGCGCGAGATCGGCACGACCACGCCGGGGAGCTTGGGCGCCCAGAAGCCGCCGGTCTTGATCGCGGCGCGCAGGTAGCCGGGCAGCAGCGACGGGGTGATGTCGCTAAGCTCGGCGAGCTTGCGACCCGCGACGCGCAGGTCTTCCGGCCGCATCACGCCGTCGACGAAGCCGACCGTGAACGCGAGTCCGTTCGGGTCCTTGAGCACCTCGGACAGGCGCTGGGCTGCCGGCTCGACGGGGTGGGTCTCACTCTCGACGAGCCAGCGCTGCACGAGGGCGGCGACGTCTTCGGTGCGGGGGGTGGTGTCATCGATGACAGTCATGGACGGGAACCTTCCAGGCAGGAGCACACCGGGGTTTCGTGTGCGGCTGGATCATTGTCCTGCGGCTCGGTAGGCTCCGTCTATCAACCGATTTGCGTGGATTCTGTTCACTCAAGCTGAACGAAGGATACGACCGTGCTGGACGTGAGTCGACTGCGGATGCTCGTGGAGCTCTCCCGCCGCGGAACGCTCTCCGCCGTCGCCGACGCCCTCTCCTACAGCAAGGCCTCGGTGTCGCAGCAGCTGAGCGCGCTGGAGCGCGATGTGGGCGTGCCACTGCTGCGTCGGGTCGGGCGCGGCGTGCAGTTCACGCCGCAGGGGAACGTGCTGGTCGCCGAGGCCATCGGCATCCTCGATCAGCTCGAGCACGCCGAGGTCGCCGTCGCGGAGTCCCTCACCGAGGTGACCGGCACCGTGCGCATCGCGGTGTTCCAGTCGACGGCGCACTCACTGCTCCCCCGCGCACTCGAGTCCCTCAAGGACCGGCATCCGGCCCTGCGCGTCGAGGTCACCGAATGCGACCCCGAGACCGGACTGGTCGGCGTCTCCAGCCGCGACTTCGACCTGATCCTCGCGGAGCAGTACCCGGGCCGCACCCGCCCGATCCACGCCGACCTCGACCGGGTGGTGCTCGCGCACGACGCGATCGCGCTCGCCCGCCACCCGGGGGCCGCCGCGCATGACGACGCCCTCGCCGCCCTGTGGGCCACCCGCGAAGAACCCTGGGTGCTCGAACCCGCCGGCACGGCCTCACGCGCCTGGGCCGAGCAGCTCTGCCGCACCGCCGGATTCGAGCCCGACGTGCGGTTCGAGATCGCCGACCTGACCGCGCACGTGCGGCTGATCCACGCGGGTCTCGCGGTCGGGCTGCTGCCGGATCTGGTGTGGGCCGGCGACACCCCGACGGTCGACCTGGCGCCGCTCCCCCATGATCCGCGCCGCGAGATCTTCTCCTCCGCACGGCGGGTGTCGGCGGACGCCCCTTCGATCCGCGCCGTGCGCACCGCGCTCGCGGACGCCGCCTCGCACAACCTCCCGGCCTGAGCGGCGGGAGGCCGCACGGCGAGCAGCGCGGCGGGGAATACGAAGCGTCGCCCGGCGCTTGACCGTCATATGACACGTGACGTTCTACCTGCCACTCCCGACTCGGCGGCCACCGTCACGCGACTCCCGTTGAACACGTTCGCGATCTCCCTCGGGATCGCCGGCGTCGCGGAGACGTGGACGGCGGCGACCCCGGTGGCCGGGATCCCGCCCCAGGTGGCGCAGGTCTTCTGGGCGCTGTCCGCCGCGTCGATGGTCTGGCTCCTCGCCGCGCATGCGACGCGCGGGCTCCGCAGCGGATCGCCCCTGCGGGAGCAGCTGCGCCATCCGATTCAGGGGCCGTTCGCCGCCATCGTCCCGATCGTCGGGATGCTCCTCGGCAGCGACATGGTCCCGTGGTTCCCCGCGGCCGGCCGGATCCTCGTGATCGCGTCGATGGTCGTCGCGACCGGATACGCCGGATGGCTCGTCAGCACCTGGACCACCGGGGGGATCGAGCTCGCCGCGATCCACGGCGGCTACTTCCTGCCGACCGTCGCCGGCGGCTTCGTGGCCGCGAGCGCCGCCGAGACGATCGGCCTGCGCGGACTCGGCTGGGCGGCCTTCGGCATCGCCTCGCTGTTCTGGGTGGTCATGACCGCGCTCGCGCTCGTGCGGATGCTCAGCCGACCCCCGCTCCCGGACGCGCTGGTGCCGACTCTCGCCATGGTGATGGCTCCGCCGGCGGTCGGCGGGCTCGCGCTGTTCGCCCTCACCGATCAGGTCTCGTCTCCGCTGTCGCTCGCGTTCGCCGGCCTCACGGCGATCCTCGTGGTCGCCCAGCTCGCCACACTTCCGCGCTATCGGCGGCTGCCCTTCACGCTGGGGTTCTGGTCGTTCACGTTCCCGGTGGCCGCCGTCGCTTCGTACGCGATCGCGTGGCTCGAGGTGGGAGCGGTGCCCTTCGCCGGAGGCATCGCCCTCGCACTCGCCCTCGCGGTGACGGTGCTCGTCGCGGCGATCGGCGCCCGCTCGCTCTCCCTCGTCCTCGCCGCGCGCGCGAGGGGCCGCGTGGGCGCGACGGGCTCCCCGCACGGAGTGTGACGGAACATGTCGCCCTCAGGGAATATGCATGCACATGCATCTGTTGGGCCTCGATGTACCCGGACGATGGAGTCCGACCCACTCCTTCCGAAAGGCACTTCCGTGAGCACTCCCGTCATCGACCGCACCGCACCGACCGAGCACCCCGTCCTCGACGTCCTCGCCGGCCGTTGGAGCCCCCGCGCCTTCGACGCGCAGAACTCGATCGACGAGGCCAAGCTCGCCACCGCGCTCGAGGCCGCCCGCTGGACCCCCTCCGCGAACAACACGCAGCCCTGGCGCTTCATCGTCGCCCGCCGCGGCACGGCTCTGCACGCGCAGGTCGTCGACGCGCTGATGGGCTTCAACCAGGCCTGGGCGGGCAACGCCGCCGTGCTCGTCGTCGCGATCGCCGAGACGGCCACCGCCGACGGCACCCCGATCACGCACGCCCTCTACGACCTCGGCCAGGCCGTCGCGCACTTCTCGGTGCAGGCCCACCACGACGGCCTCGTCGTTCACCAGATGAGCGGCTTCGACCCGGAGGTCGTCCGCGAGTTCGCCGACCTCGAGGCCCGTTTCGTACCGACCACGGTCTTCGCCCTCGGCGAGTTCGGCGACGTCGCCACGCTTCCCGAGGTGCTGCAGGAGCGCGAGGTCGCCCCGCGCGTGCGTCGCCCGATCTCCGAGACGGTCGTCCTCAGCGCCTGACCTCCGCGCTCTCGACACCCCTCTTCGCGAACGGGGCCTCCGGATGTCCGGGGGCCCCGTTAGCGTTTCCGGATGGACTCCCTCCGCATCACCGGAGCGCGGACGAACAACCTCCGCGACGTCTCCGTCGACGTCCCCAAGAAGCTCCTGACCGTCTTCACCGGCGTCTCCGGCTCGGGCAAGTCGTCGCTCGTGCTCGACACGATCGCCGCCGAGGCGCAGCGGCTCGTCAACGACTCCTACTCGACCTTCATCCGTGCGCGGCTGCCGCAGCTGCCCGCGCCCGATGTGCAGGCCATGGACGGGCTGACCTTCACGGTGCTGATCGACCAGCGCCGCTTCACGGGCAACGCGCGCTCGACCGTTGCCACCGCGACCGACCTCGCCTCGCTCGTGCGCCTGGTGTTCTCGCGCATCGGATCACCCTCGGCCGGGTACTCGCCCGCGTACTCCTTCAACGACCCGTCCGGCATGTGTCCGACCTGCGAGGGCCTCGGCACGGTGTACGACATCGACATCGACGCGCTGATCGACCCCGAGAAGAACATCGACGAGGGGCCGGTGCGTTTCAGCCTGTTCCGCCCCGGCGTGTATCGGTGGAAGCGCTTCGCCTACTGCGGACTGTTCGACCGCGAGAAGCCGCTCAAGGACTACACGGCCGAGGAGATGGACCAGTTCCTCTACGCCGACCGGCTCAAGCTCGACGACCCGGATCCGCGGTTCCCGCAGAGCGCCCGGTTCGACGGCGTCATCACCCGGATGCGCGACGTGTTCCTGAAGCAGCGTCCGGTGAAGATGTCCGCCTCCGTGCGCGAGGAGCTCGACCGGCTGGTCACCCACCACACCTGCCCCGACTGCCACGGCGCGCGGGTGAACGAGGCGGCACGGGCGAGCCTGATCGACGGGCGGTCCATCGTGGACTGGATGCGGCTGCCGGTGGCCGAGCTGCATGCACTGCTCGAGGAGTTCGACGACCCGCGGGTGGCGCCGGCGGTCGAGGGCATCCGCCACGTGCTCGACGCCCTGCTCTCGGTCGGCCTCGGCTACCTCACTCTCGACCGCGAGTCGGCGACCCTGTCCGGCGGCGAGGCCCAGCGGGTCAAGATCGTGCGGCATCTCGGCAGCGCGCTGACCGACGTCACCTACGTGTTCGACGAGCCGAGCACGGGCCTGCATCCGGCCGACATCCAACGGCTCGTCGCCCTGCTGCAGCGCCTCCGCGACGCGGGGAACACGATCCTCGTCGTCGAGCACCACCCGCAGATCATCGCGGTCGCCGACCACGTCATCGACCTCGGCCCCGGTGCGGGTTCGGCCGGCGGCATCGTGCAGTTCCAGGGCGCACCCGACGATCTGCGCCGCAGCGACACCCTCACCGGGCGCCTTCTCGCGGAGCCGCTGCACCTCGCGACGTCGACCCGTCCGGCGCACGACAGCGTCACCGTGGAGAACGCCCGCTCGCACAACCTCCGCGGGTTCGACGTCGACATCCCGCTCGGGGTGCTCACGGCCGTCACGGGGGTCGCCGGTTCGGGCAAGAGCTCCTTCGCGACCGTGGAGCTGCCGCGTCGGCATCCGGAGTTCACGGTCGTCGGACAGGATCCGCTGCGCGGCGGGGCGCGGTCGACGACGCTGAGCATCCTGCGAATCGCCGACACCGTGCGCGGGGTCTTCGCCGCGGCCTCCGGCCTCGACCCGTCGTGGTTCAGCTTCAACTCCCGCGGCGCCTGTCCGACCTGTCGCGGGCGCGGACACATCACGACGGAGCTCGCCTTCCTCGACGACGTCTCGCTGCCCTGCGACGCCTGCGGAGGCCTGCGCTTCAACCCCACGGCTCTCGAGGTGCAGGTGGACGGTGCCTCGATCGCCGACGTCCTGGCATCGACGCCCGCCGAGGTGAGCGCCCTGTTCGCCTCGCACGACGATGTGGTGGCGGCGCTCGACTGGGTGCAGCGCACCGGGCTGAGCTACATCCCGGTCGGACGCTCGCTCGACACCCTCTCCGGCGGGGAGAAGCAGCGGCTGCTTCTGGCCCGGCACCTGAGCGACCCGCAGCGCGATCGCGCCGACCGCATCATCCTGGACGAGCCGACCTCCGGCCTCCATCCGAACGACGTCGACACGATCAACCGCCTGTTCGACGACCTGCTCGACGAGGGGGCGACGCTGGTCGTCGTGGAGCACAACCTGCGGGTGGTCGCGCGCGCGGACCACATCATCGACATCGGTCCGGGCGCCGGGTCGGACGGCGGCCGCCTGATCTTCACCGGTACCCCGGCGCAGATCGTGCGCGACACCGGCTCGCTCACCGGCCGCGCCCTCGCAGCCGCCTCTGCATCTGCCTCTGCACCCGCATCCTCCTGAGTTCCCGCCTCACTCCCCGCTCCCCGTCGCCCGCACCGCCGCGGGTCCGACGGAATATGCGACCGGGCATGTTTGTGAGGGGTGCGGCGCGATGCCCCGACCTACAATCGTCGGCATGGCAATCCAGCGCAGGGTCAAGTCCGTCGAACAGTCGATGGCGGAGACGCACGACGAGAAACGCTCCCTGAAACGCTCCCTCGGCGTCTGGGACCTCGCGGTCATGGGCGTCGCGGTCGCCGTCGGCGCGGGCATCTTCTCGGTCGGCGCCGAGGCGTCGGCGCGGCACGCCGGCCCGGCCGTCATCATCTCGTTCATCATCGCCGCGGCCGTGTGCGGACTCGCGATCCTCTGCTACGCCGAGTTCGCCTCGTCGATCCCGGTGGCGGGCTCCGCCTACACGTTCACCTACTCCACGCTCGGCGAGTTCCTCGCCTGGATCATCGGCTGGGACCTGATCCTCGAGATGCTCATGGCCTCGGCCGTGATCGCGAAGTACTGGGGCGTCTACCTGGGCGACGCGGTGTCGCTGTTCGACCTGCAGATCCCGATGACCCTCCACCTCGGACCGCTCAGCTTCGACTGGGGCCCGGTCGTGATCGTCGCGATCTTCACGCTGCTGCTCGCCCTCGGCACGCGCCTGTCCAGCCGCGTCAACAGCGTCTTCACCGTGATCAAGGTCGCGATCGTGCTGTTCGTGATCGTCGTCGGACTGTTCTTCGTCAAGGGCGCCAACTACTCCCCGTTCGTGCCGCCGGCACAGGAGGGCGCAGCATCCGAGAGCGTCTGGACGCAGTCGCTGTTCTCGTTCCTGACCGGCGCCGACCCGTCGATCTACGGTGTCTTCGGCATTCTCAGCGGTGCGGCCCTGGTGTTCTTCGCGTTCATCGGCTTCGACGTCGTCGCCACGAGCGCGGAGGAGACCAAGGACCCGAAGCGCACCGTCCCGCGCGGCATCATCCTCGGTCTCGTGATCGTGACCGTGCTGTACGTGCTGGTCGCGATCGTCATCACCGGCATGGTGTCGTACACCGAGCTCGCGAAGCTCGACGAGCCCTCGCTGGCGAGCGCGTTCGAGCTCGTCGGTGCGACCTGGGCGGCGCAGGTGATCGCGATCGGCAGCCTCGTCGGCCTCACGACCGTCGTCATGGTGCTGCTGATGGGCCTCGCCCGCGTCGTGTTCGCGATGAGCCGTGACGGCCTGCTCCCGCGCTCGCTGAGCGTGACGGACGCGAAGCGCGGCACGCCGATCCGCATCCAGCTCATCGTGGGCGTCGTGATCGCGATCATCGCCGGCTTCACGGATGTGCAGGTGCTGGGCGACATGATCAACATCGGAACGCTGTCGGCCTTCGTGCTGGTGAGCATCGGTGTGCCGATCCTCCGCAAGACCCGCCCCGACCTGGAGCGCCCGTTCACGGTGCCGCTGTCGCCGTGGCTGCCGTGGATCTCGGCGCTCGCCTGCTTCTGGCTGATGCTGAACCTCAGCACCGAGACCTGGGTGCGCTTCGCCATCTGGCTCGCGCTCGGCCTGGTGATCTACTTCGCGTACTCGCGGCGGCACTCGCTGATCGGGCGGGAACTCGAGAAGGACGCGCTCGGCGGGCTGCACCGCCCACCCCTGCGCTGACCCCGCCTCGCGCACAACACGACGAAGGGCCCGGCACGCATGACGTGCCGGGCCCTTCGTCGCGGGGTCGGGAACGTCGCGGACGTCGCCCGCGCTTCCGCGGTCCAGCGCGCCCCACCGAACCGATACTCCAGCACTTTCGTCACACGCAGCCTTCCTCCGCAAGGCTCGACCCTTTAGCCTCATATGACTGCTATATGAATCCAAACGGCATAGAAAGCCGTCATCGAGATCTGCGTGGAGGCCACGTTGCAACAACTCATCGAACGCGTACTGGCTCTGAAGATCGAGGAGATCAAGAGAGTCGACATGGATTGCTGCGTCGTCGTCGGCTGACGGCGCGGTAGACCACCCATCCAGAAGAAGCACACCACCCCACCCACACCAAGGAGAAATCATGGACAAACTCATCGACCAGATCCTGGCGGACAAGCGCACCGAGGCGAAGAACGCGGAGACCAGCTGCTGCGCCGCGCCCGCGCCGGTCGAGCTCTGACGAAAGCAGGCGAAGGAACGATGGCGCCCCAGATTCCCCTCGACGCGGGATATGCGATGACGGTGATCGATCGCATCGATGATTCGAATCGCGACACGGTCGAGCAGCAGTTCGTCGAGTGCCTCAAGTTCCTTGCGATCACCTCCTCGACCTCCGGGAGACGCATCGCCGTCATCCCGGAGGTCGACCGGGTCTGGCACGAGCTGATCCTCCAGACCGTCGCCTATGTCCGCCTGTGCGCGAGTCTGCCGGGGAAGCAGTTCTTGCACCATGAGTCCATCTCGCCGACCGGATACTACGACCGCGTCGGTGATCGAGAGTTCGTGCGCGAGTTCGTGCAGTGGATTCCCGATTACGTCCAGAACTTCGGACCATTCACGGAACGCAGCGCCGCGCTGTGGACGGTCACCGGCTTCTTGGAGAGCGAGATGGGCATGTCTCTTGCCGAGATCAACGCCTTCGGGCGCGAAGAGAGCGCGGAAGTACTCCTTCCCCACGACTCACCGTGGCTTCTCCTCGGTACGCACACGCACATCTCAGAGCTCCTGGAATCAGATCCGTCGGAGTGACGAAGGTCAGAGCTGTCCGATGAACTCGCTCGCGCATGTGCTTGAGCCCCCCAGCGGCGGGAGCTTCGCGCTTCCGGACATGACACCCTCCAGCGACTTTCAGCGGAAGATCCTCGATCGGATGAGCGCTCTTTCGTGGAACCGCTATCCGTCTGTCTCCGCGGAGGTCCTGCGGAGGACGCCCTGGGACTTCTCTGCGAGTGGTGCCACGACGATCTTCGCTCGAGGGGCAGAGCAGGCAATCCTCGAAGTCCTCCGGTCATGCGCTGCTCGACGCGTCATCATTCCCGAATACTCCTACCCGGGATACGCGAGAGCGTGCAGCTCTATCGGCGCGCAGGTGACCACCTACCGTGATGAAGCTCAACTGCTGGAGATGGCTCAGTCGCCTTCCTCCGTCGAGACGGTGATGGTGATCACCGTTCCGGGCAACCCCATCGACACCGCACAACCGATGACGGATGTCCGGAGCGGCGATCCGAGGGTTCATCTCCTCGTCGACGCCGCCTACGCGGTGCCCTTCGGAGATGAGTTTCGCGCGACCGTCTCGTGGTGGCTGGAGCGTGGAGCGGCCGTCGCCTTCACGTTGTCCAAGCTGGCCTGTCTCGCCGCCACCCGTTTCGGCGGCGTCATCCGACCGAGCGGAGCATTCCCGCGACTGCAGCAGGAACAGAAGTACTGGGATCTCCTCTCGACGGCGGTGATCGACGCCTTCGGTGACCCGCGCATCGTCGCAATGGCATTGGCCTGGAGTCGCGCGCAGCAGGCGATCGGCGCCGATCTGGTGAAGCGGATCGAGGTGGCACACATTCCGGTTTTCGGCCGTGGCGGTGGCTGCTTCGCCACGGTGCCGTTCGCCTCGATACCGCCCGAGATCAGGGTCGATCTGAGCGCAAAGGACTTCAGTGATGTCTGGACGCGCATCGATGCCTCCCGGCACAACATCGCCGTCCTGAGAGGCCGACGGTGAGCCTACGAGGAATCCGGCAGGACCTGTCCCGCGTGCTGAAGCACGCGACGCCCATGATGCTGGCGCAGGTCATCCCGCTCGGCGCCTCGTTCGTCCTGCTGGCGGTGGCTCTGGCCGTGGGACGAACCGACTTCGCCGCCATCATCGGCACGACGGCGACCATCAGTGGGCTCGGGACCCTCATCAACGTCGGCGTCGGGATCGGGACCCTGCGTGATCTGGGTCAGGCGCGCACCGATCCCGCCCGGATCGCGGACGCCCTCGCCGGCAACCTCCGCCTCGCGTCGGCGGTGTCCTTCCTCGTCGTCGCGATCAGCGCCGTCGCGGGCGTCG
Coding sequences:
- a CDS encoding aminotransferase class I/II-fold pyridoxal phosphate-dependent enzyme, coding for MSALSWNRYPSVSAEVLRRTPWDFSASGATTIFARGAEQAILEVLRSCAARRVIIPEYSYPGYARACSSIGAQVTTYRDEAQLLEMAQSPSSVETVMVITVPGNPIDTAQPMTDVRSGDPRVHLLVDAAYAVPFGDEFRATVSWWLERGAAVAFTLSKLACLAATRFGGVIRPSGAFPRLQQEQKYWDLLSTAVIDAFGDPRIVAMALAWSRAQQAIGADLVKRIEVAHIPVFGRGGGCFATVPFASIPPEIRVDLSAKDFSDVWTRIDASRHNIAVLRGRR